The stretch of DNA TTGCCTTCTATTTATCATTCTGAAGATTTGGGAAACATTGGTATATCTATTTGTTATGATGTCCGTTTTCCTGAACTATATCGCCATTTATCGAATAAAGGGGCAGATATTTTATTTATTCCCGCAGCTTTTACTGCTTTTACTGGCAAAGATCACTGGCAGGTATTGTTACAAGCTAGAGCGATCGAAAATACTTGTTATGTGATTGCACCTGCTCAAACTGGTAACCATTATGAGCGACGTTATACTCATGGTCATGCTATGATTATCGATCCATGGGGTGTTATTTTAGCTGATGCAGGTCATCAACCAGGAGTAGCGATCGCAGAAATAAATCCTGAAAGATTACAACAGGTACGCCAGCAAATGCCTTCTTTACAACATCGAGTATTTGTTTAATCAAAAGTTGAGGATGTAGGTAGTAGAAAATGATAATGAGTTGTCAATAGTTTCAATTTTGGGAGCTAAATACTTAACTATAAATGTTATTTTTATTACCTACTAACTCAATTATTATTTATATTTTTTTTGTTTTTTATTACTTTTGATGTCTTACTTTCGTGAGATGTTGTGATGGCATGAAACAATCAATAATAAATAGAAGTTAAGAATTAGAGTATAAGCCCATGCTAACTCAACCAATAGTTTCTTTAAGACAAAAAATAGAACAACTTGCCGATAAAGCATTCCATCAGCATCTGATCTCAGGCTATGGGGATGGAGAAAATATTAATGAGTATCAACTTGTTATTCATGGCAAACCTAGACACTATTCTTTAGAATATACCTATTCATTTCTAAAATATCTTTTAGAAGAGCAAAATAATTAATTGGTTTTGTGTTTGGTTAATCTTGATTAGTAAGCAATTGTTATGAGCAAAATTATCAACCACAATTGTTCGCAAAACATCGATAATAAACTAATGGTAATTTTACGCTGATTTCAATATATGCTTTCTCAATGGGATTGTTTGTTAAAAAATCTAGGGGAATGGCAAGGTTCATTTACTCGTCTGTCACCGCAGGGAGAAGAAACAGAAGACACGCCGACAATAGTTACTTTGGAAGGAAAAAATAATAATAAAACGGTTCATCAAGTTGTCCGTTATCTTCCTGCTAACGAACCGCCCCGCGATCTAGTTTTAGAATATAGTAGTCTTAATACTACTATTTTGTTTTTTGAAAATGGGGCTTTTTCCCAAGGGTCAATGCAGTGGGCCCCCTATAGTAATTTTGGTGGTGAATTTGGTCTAATTGAAAGCGATCGCCGTTTGCGAATGGTTCAGCTTTATAATACATCTAGTCAATTGGACCGCGTGGTTTTAATTAGAGAAAAACTACCTAACAGCAATACTCCCGAAAGACCACCCTTAACAATCGAACAGTTGTTAGGACAATGGCAAGGAGAAGCGGTGACAATGTATCGCGATCTCAGAAATCCTGATACTTTTACTACTCATTTAAAAATAGAACAACAGGATAGTAGTCACATTAGCCAACAATTATCTTTTAATAATCAAACAGTTACTTCTCAAGCAAGAATTGAAAATTCTCGACTTCTATTTGAATCAGGTAGTTTACCTATTCAAATTTTGATGTTATCTGATGGTGCATCTTGTAACTGTCCGTTGGAAATTAAATCAGGTCATAATTTTGTTTTAGAGATGGGATGGTTATTAGAACCGAATCTACGCCAAAGAATTATTCGCAGCTATAACGACAAAGGCAATTGGGTTAATTGTACTTTAGTTACAGAAAAAAAAATTTGATAGTTCAAAAGAATTAAAAGCAACAATTAACAGGTTGTTTGAAAAGTATAGAATGTCATTCTGAGGTGAAGTAGCATTTTAGGATTTTG from Stanieria cyanosphaera PCC 7437 encodes:
- a CDS encoding DUF3598 family protein translates to MLSQWDCLLKNLGEWQGSFTRLSPQGEETEDTPTIVTLEGKNNNKTVHQVVRYLPANEPPRDLVLEYSSLNTTILFFENGAFSQGSMQWAPYSNFGGEFGLIESDRRLRMVQLYNTSSQLDRVVLIREKLPNSNTPERPPLTIEQLLGQWQGEAVTMYRDLRNPDTFTTHLKIEQQDSSHISQQLSFNNQTVTSQARIENSRLLFESGSLPIQILMLSDGASCNCPLEIKSGHNFVLEMGWLLEPNLRQRIIRSYNDKGNWVNCTLVTEKKI